The Serratia rhizosphaerae genome has a segment encoding these proteins:
- the map gene encoding type I methionyl aminopeptidase yields the protein MAISIKNADDIQKMRVAGRLAAEVLEIIEPYVKPGVTTGELDRICHEYITEKQQAISACLGYHGFPKSVCISVNEVVCHGIPSDDKVLKDGDIVNIDVTVIKDGWHGDTSKMFLVGKPTILGERLCRITQESLYLALKMVKPGIRLRTLGKAIQQFVEAEKFSVVREYCGHGIGEVFHEEPQVLHYDADDGGVVLQAGMAFTIEPMVNAGDYRIRTMKDGWTVKTKDRSLSAQYEHTIVVTENGCEIMTLRKDDTIPNIITHDV from the coding sequence ATGGCAATCTCAATTAAAAACGCTGATGACATCCAAAAAATGCGCGTAGCCGGCCGCCTGGCCGCCGAAGTGCTGGAAATCATCGAGCCTTACGTCAAACCCGGCGTCACCACCGGTGAACTGGACCGTATCTGTCACGAATACATCACGGAAAAGCAGCAGGCGATCTCCGCCTGCCTGGGCTACCACGGCTTCCCGAAATCCGTCTGCATCTCGGTGAACGAAGTGGTGTGCCACGGCATCCCGAGCGATGACAAGGTGCTGAAAGACGGCGATATCGTCAATATCGACGTCACCGTCATCAAAGACGGCTGGCACGGCGATACTTCCAAGATGTTCCTGGTAGGCAAGCCGACAATTCTGGGCGAGCGCCTGTGCCGCATTACTCAGGAAAGCCTGTACCTGGCTCTGAAGATGGTCAAACCGGGCATCCGCCTACGCACGCTGGGCAAAGCCATTCAGCAGTTTGTAGAGGCCGAGAAGTTCTCCGTGGTGCGTGAATACTGCGGACACGGCATCGGCGAAGTGTTTCACGAAGAGCCGCAGGTGCTGCATTACGACGCCGACGACGGCGGCGTGGTGCTGCAGGCGGGCATGGCCTTCACCATCGAGCCGATGGTCAACGCCGGCGACTACCGCATCCGCACCATGAAAGACGGCTGGACGGTAAAAACCAAAGATCGCAGCTTGTCGGCACAGTATGAGCATACTATTGTGGTGACTGAAAACGGCTGCGAGATAATGACGTTGCGCAAGGATGACACCATCCCCAACATCATTACGCATGACGTGTAA